Part of the Bacillus sp. N1-1 genome, CGGCACCTGATGTAAGAGAAGCTCCTCCAAAATACCAAATCAATGCTACAAATGAGATATTCCTTAAAATGTTAACCAGGTTATGAGACATTAAAGAATTTAAATGTAAAAGCTTGTTTTGATACGTAAAGTGGCTATCATTTAATTCTTCAAATTCTTGTTCTGTCATTTGCTGGCGTTTAAAAGCTCTAATGATTGACATTCCTTGAATGGATTCGTTAATCATAGCATTAATGTCACTCACTCTTGTCCGGATCACTTTATTAAATTTTGAAGCGTATTTGCGATAAATAATAATCCAAACAAACAGAAGTGGAACAATGGTTAATGTAATAAACGCAAGCTTTACATCCAGTAAGAACAAGGCAACAAAGATACCTGTCATATAAAAGATACTTGTGAAAAAAGTTGCGAGTACGGTTACATATAGCTCGCGTATCGCCTCTGTATCATTCGTAATTCTTGCCACTACTTTTCCAGCTGGCAAATTATCAAAGTAGTTGATGTGCAAACGCTGAATTTGCGCATAGACATCTGTTCTCATCTTCTGAATGATTCGGTTAGCTGAAGTTTGCAAAAGAAGTCCCTGCCCATATTCAAAAAATGAAGCGAAGACGAGAAGTCCGAAGTATAATGCAATGAGCCAGATCATCGGTTCAATCTGAGGTTGATAAAAGGCAAGCAGCTCTTCGTTACTTATTTCTGATGCTTCATAGGACTGTTGTTTTCCATCCTTTTCGATTGTGAGCGTATTTTCGTTAATTGATCTTTCACCGTCGAAAGCGATCGGTTCGTCAATGAAGTAATAATCACGCCCGATTTGAAGAATTCTTGCCTTTTCTCCTTTTGCTTCATTATTTTCAAAATGATCGCTTCGCTTATACCATCCACCATCATATTGAACAGCATCTTCCCCCTGATCTGATTCATACCATGGATACTCAATTCCAAGAATATGAACGTCGATCATCCTTTTAGCAATGAAAGGACCAGATAGTTCCGCTGTCACAGCAACTGTTAAAAGAAGAAGTGCAATTAAAATATTTTTCTTAAATCCAAGTGCATACTTTACTAAACGCTTTCCTACATGTCGGTTCATTTACAGCACCTCCTTCAGTGAATCTTCAAGTTGCTGTCTGTCATATTGCTCTCGGTACCATCCTTTTTGAGTAAGAAGCTCCTCATGTGTACCTTCTTCAATGACTTTTCCATCTTCTAGAACAAGAATACGATCAGCATGCTTTACACCTGAAAGCCGATGTGTGGCAATAAGCGTCGTTTTACCAGCACGTTCACTTCTTATATTTGCAAGAATTTGTGCCTCTGTTTTTCCATCCACTGCTGACATCGCATCATCAAGAATAAGAATTTCCGGATCAATCATGAGAGCTCTAGCAATCGAAACCCGCTGTTTTTGCCCGCCAGATA contains:
- a CDS encoding ABC transporter ATP-binding protein, encoding MNRHVGKRLVKYALGFKKNILIALLLLTVAVTAELSGPFIAKRMIDVHILGIEYPWYESDQGEDAVQYDGGWYKRSDHFENNEAKGEKARILQIGRDYYFIDEPIAFDGERSINENTLTIEKDGKQQSYEASEISNEELLAFYQPQIEPMIWLIALYFGLLVFASFFEYGQGLLLQTSANRIIQKMRTDVYAQIQRLHINYFDNLPAGKVVARITNDTEAIRELYVTVLATFFTSIFYMTGIFVALFLLDVKLAFITLTIVPLLFVWIIIYRKYASKFNKVIRTRVSDINAMINESIQGMSIIRAFKRQQMTEQEFEELNDSHFTYQNKLLHLNSLMSHNLVNILRNISFVALIWYFGGASLTSGAVVSLGVLYAFVDYLNRLFQPVTNMVNQLANLEQALVAADRVFELLDEEGEDVADGIYPRYEGNVSFDHVSFAYKEDEYVLKNLSFEAKKGQTIALVGHTGSGKSSIMNLLFRFYDNQKGTISIDGKNIQDIKKQELRQHMAIVLQDPFLFTGTIASNVSLDDPSISREKVEKSLNDVGADQLLRSLPNGFDEPVIEKGSTLSSGQRQLISFARALAFDPAVLILDEATSNVDTETEMIIQNALDILKKGRTTFIIAHRLSTIREADQILVLHQGEIVERGDHDQLMQKKGRYFQMYQLQQGKKIEQAV